Proteins encoded together in one Rhizobacter sp. J219 window:
- a CDS encoding caspase family protein, which yields MSLRRAWLALVLALAGPWCMAAVPSATPQLRLVQEMHNAPLGQIRGDAAHTRLYTVSADKTLRIWRMADLQLLRTVYLPAEPGIEGTPYGLAVSRDGQRVYVAGITGWAWAKAAHIYVVDAERGRITGKLGRFDNDVVVSLDLSPDGRRLAVGLGRGGLQLIDAESGAPAGGDAAYGGPVTFVHHGPDGRLATTSEDGCVRVYGRDMALAFRAQYPPVAAGQPQCTGSELGGIRFSPDGRWLAFGVRYKSDGGHQQPEVTVMDAATLAVRRTLRPEASDQQSLCCIAWSPDSSTLYVNGNVAGDGPTPVYRVRDVRSGPLERWNVGRQQISNMLPLPQGRIVLATTVPSLTRVGDDGQVVIDRDGQPQQRLPHNIDFHGQRADANALRVSADGQSLVLSRGDASRLRVNLAAPQQLAVLSTEALDDPALQPARRSGAVKVETATGIYAYREPTRVNGKTVVLDREESVRSWAVHASQPIAAFGTQWRLHLVDAQGRPLKGWENPPYLGAPAYHTLITADGRKVVVALGDGTLRWFGVDSGRELLGLFVHNNGSDWVAWRADGYYASSPQGDQYVGWLVNRGDDRSPDFHRAVQFERRLYRPDLVRAALRPATLAAIASAQQLAETLRQMAAPRVSIEAITPGAEAGTVAVRLSAESTGQPIDEVGVYVDGVPVLRPAERRVAPGDAQRLVRTVTARVHGAGSVIRVEAETERSLGIDESAPLAPPAAGRARPGKLWLVVTGVSRFDSVLACEARGDCKVRVTQLPNTTRDARELAAVLTRHTGKLFSSVSTVLLADGTPDQPTKANLVSRLKELEQVSPDDTVLVFVASHGFTPDPASGEYYFLTQDTTQQDLLAVVSAKPGQPVDVRAAASLMSGTELHALLKRVPGKRILVLDTCHAGSADGRNDPYALSKRSAAAQIAVLSSSQGDQLSYEIPPDPAGNTPQHGAFTYALIEALSGRAAAAPGAPVTLQSAFRYVGPRVGDLLKRVPRAPSQRALQTPTLSANPALAGTALAVP from the coding sequence CGCACCGTGTACCTGCCGGCCGAGCCCGGCATCGAAGGCACGCCTTACGGGCTGGCGGTGAGCCGTGACGGGCAACGCGTCTACGTGGCCGGCATCACCGGCTGGGCCTGGGCGAAGGCGGCGCACATCTATGTGGTCGATGCGGAGCGGGGGCGCATCACCGGCAAGCTCGGTCGTTTCGACAACGATGTGGTGGTCTCGCTCGACCTCTCGCCCGATGGCAGGCGACTCGCCGTCGGGTTGGGCCGGGGCGGACTGCAGCTGATCGATGCCGAGAGCGGCGCGCCGGCGGGGGGCGACGCCGCGTATGGCGGGCCCGTCACCTTCGTGCACCACGGTCCCGACGGCCGCCTGGCCACGACATCCGAAGACGGCTGCGTGCGGGTCTACGGCCGCGACATGGCCCTCGCGTTCCGGGCGCAGTACCCGCCGGTGGCCGCCGGCCAGCCGCAGTGCACCGGCTCCGAGCTGGGCGGCATCCGCTTCTCGCCCGACGGCCGGTGGCTGGCGTTCGGCGTGCGCTACAAGTCCGATGGTGGACACCAGCAGCCCGAGGTCACGGTGATGGACGCGGCCACGCTCGCGGTGCGGCGCACGCTGCGGCCCGAGGCGTCTGACCAGCAGTCGTTGTGCTGCATCGCGTGGTCGCCCGACAGCAGCACGCTCTATGTAAATGGCAACGTGGCAGGCGACGGACCCACCCCGGTCTACCGTGTGCGCGATGTGCGTTCCGGCCCGCTGGAGCGCTGGAACGTGGGCCGCCAGCAGATCAGCAACATGCTGCCCCTGCCGCAAGGGCGCATCGTGCTGGCGACCACCGTGCCTTCGCTCACGCGCGTGGGGGACGACGGGCAGGTGGTGATCGACCGCGACGGCCAGCCGCAGCAGCGCCTGCCTCACAACATCGATTTCCACGGCCAGCGGGCCGATGCGAACGCCTTGCGTGTGTCGGCCGACGGCCAGTCGCTGGTGCTGTCGCGCGGCGATGCCTCACGCCTGCGGGTGAACCTGGCTGCACCCCAGCAGCTGGCCGTGTTGTCCACCGAAGCGCTCGACGACCCGGCCCTGCAGCCGGCGCGGCGCAGCGGCGCCGTGAAAGTGGAGACGGCCACCGGCATCTATGCCTACCGTGAGCCGACGCGCGTCAATGGCAAGACCGTGGTGCTCGACCGCGAAGAGAGCGTGCGCAGCTGGGCTGTGCACGCCTCCCAGCCCATCGCAGCCTTCGGCACGCAATGGCGCCTGCACCTGGTCGATGCACAAGGCCGCCCGCTCAAGGGCTGGGAGAACCCACCGTACCTCGGCGCACCGGCGTACCACACCCTCATCACCGCAGATGGCAGGAAGGTGGTGGTGGCGCTTGGCGACGGCACGCTGCGCTGGTTTGGCGTGGACAGTGGCCGCGAGCTGCTGGGCCTCTTCGTGCACAACAACGGCAGCGACTGGGTGGCCTGGCGGGCTGACGGCTACTACGCCTCGTCGCCGCAGGGCGACCAGTACGTGGGCTGGCTCGTCAACCGTGGCGACGACCGCAGCCCCGACTTCCATCGTGCGGTGCAGTTCGAGCGACGCCTCTACCGGCCCGATCTCGTGCGCGCCGCCTTGCGGCCGGCCACGCTGGCCGCCATCGCGAGCGCGCAGCAACTGGCCGAGACGCTGCGCCAGATGGCCGCGCCGCGCGTGAGCATCGAGGCGATCACGCCGGGCGCCGAGGCCGGCACGGTGGCGGTGCGCCTGAGTGCCGAATCCACCGGCCAGCCGATCGACGAAGTCGGGGTATATGTCGACGGCGTGCCGGTGCTGCGCCCGGCCGAGCGGCGGGTCGCGCCGGGCGATGCGCAGCGCCTGGTCCGCACGGTGACCGCGCGGGTGCACGGCGCGGGCTCGGTGATCCGCGTCGAGGCCGAGACCGAGCGCTCGCTGGGCATCGACGAATCGGCCCCGCTCGCGCCACCAGCCGCCGGCCGCGCGCGGCCCGGCAAGCTGTGGCTGGTGGTGACCGGTGTGTCTCGCTTCGACAGCGTGCTCGCCTGCGAAGCGCGCGGCGACTGCAAGGTGCGTGTCACCCAGCTGCCCAACACCACGCGCGACGCCCGCGAGCTGGCCGCGGTGCTCACCCGCCACACCGGCAAGCTCTTCAGCAGTGTGAGCACCGTGCTGCTGGCCGACGGCACACCCGACCAGCCGACCAAGGCCAACCTCGTCTCGCGCCTGAAGGAGCTGGAGCAGGTGAGCCCCGACGACACCGTGCTCGTCTTCGTGGCCTCGCACGGCTTCACGCCCGACCCGGCTTCGGGCGAGTACTACTTCCTCACGCAAGACACGACCCAGCAGGACCTGCTCGCCGTGGTGAGCGCCAAGCCCGGGCAGCCGGTCGACGTGCGCGCCGCCGCCAGCCTGATGAGCGGCACCGAGCTGCATGCGCTGCTCAAGCGTGTGCCGGGCAAGCGCATCCTCGTGCTCGACACCTGCCACGCCGGAAGCGCCGACGGGCGCAACGACCCGTATGCCCTGTCCAAGCGAAGCGCGGCGGCGCAGATCGCGGTGCTGTCGTCGTCGCAGGGCGATCAGCTGTCGTACGAAATCCCGCCCGACCCGGCCGGCAACACGCCGCAGCATGGCGCCTTCACCTACGCCCTGATCGAAGCGCTGTCGGGCCGTGCCGCCGCGGCGCCCGGTGCGCCGGTCACGCTGCAGAGCGCCTTCCGCTATGTCGGCCCGCGGGTGGGCGACCTGCTCAAGCGGGTGCCGCGGGCGCCCTCGCAACGCGCGCTGCAGACGCCGACCCTGAGCGCGAACCCGGCACTTGCCGGCACCGCCCTCGCCGTGCCATGA